GATTTTCAGGAAACACAAGGAAGACCGGTTGGCGCTCACAGTCGCATGCAACTCCAACCTGAGCCAGATATTCTGCGTCTATCCCGACGCCTCGGGAGAGGTCGAGGAAGATGTAGATAAAAATATAGGAGAACCGCTTGTGGACGTCATCTTTGAGGAAGGAATAAGAAATACTCTCTGGAAGATATCCGACCCGAAAATCATAGAACGCGTAAAAAGCCGCCTCGCGGACAAATCCATTCTGATCGCAGACGGTCACCACCGTTACGAAACCTCGATAAACTTCAGAGACCTGAAGAGAAGAGAAACGGGGGGAAATTCAGGACAGATGCCCTGGGACTACGTAATGACCTATCTCTCGCGCGGAGAAGGCCAGGGACTTATAATTAACCCCACTCACAGGATAGCAAGAAAAGTCGAAGATAACCTGATTGACAATCTGCGGGAAGATTTCGAAGTCGAGAGAATTGCGCTTGAGCGCTCGCTTGATCTTGGCCCGGATCAGATATCCGTTGTAACCAAGAATCCCGAGAGAACCTTCAGGCTTACTCCCAAGACGGCGCGCGAAAAAGACTATGAGAACCTCGCCGTGATAATTCTTCACAGCCAAGTGTTCGGAGCACTGATAGAAGAAGACAAGGCGGGTGTACGATACTCCAAGTT
The Candidatus Dadabacteria bacterium DNA segment above includes these coding regions:
- a CDS encoding DUF1015 domain-containing protein produces the protein MAEIEPLRGIRYSKEAVEDFSKVIAPPYDVISPQQREELFAKSPFNAVRIELPEGEGKQRYQNANEIYSKWLRDKVLIRDDEPSIYPYYQDFEFEGQRYTRKGFIANLKVEDFDKRIVLPHEQIFRKHKEDRLALTVACNSNLSQIFCVYPDASGEVEEDVDKNIGEPLVDVIFEEGIRNTLWKISDPKIIERVKSRLADKSILIADGHHRYETSINFRDLKRRETGGNSGQMPWDYVMTYLSRGEGQGLIINPTHRIARKVEDNLIDNLREDFEVERIALERSLDLGPDQISVVTKNPERTFRLTPKTAREKDYENLAVIILHSQVFGALIEEDKAGVRYSKFPEEVFESVHNGEFEAGFLLPKLKSEDIFKVVLDGTKMPHKTTYFYPKILSGLIFNPLWR